ACGCGCGGATTCTACGTGCTCCTGGAGGGAACCGCGAAAGTCGCCGTGACCAATCCGGAAGGGCGCGAGGCGGTGCTTGCCTTCCTGGAAGAAGGAGACTTCTTCGGAGAGATGTCCCTCCTGGATGGAGATCCCCGTTCCGCCACGGTCCGCGCCGCCACCGATCTGCGCCTTCTTCTGGTCCGCCGGCAGGAATTCCTGGATCTTCTGCGGCTTTTCCCGGAAATCGCCATCGGAATCCTGACGGAACTTTCCACGCGTCTTCGCCAAGCCAACCGGAAAATTTCCGCCCTGGCCCTTTCACCTGTCGTGGCCCGCATCACCGGCGCCATCCTCCAAATCGCCGAGCTGCGAGGCATGCGTCAAAAGGGCATCATCGTGATCTCGGAACGGCCAACGCAACAGGAAATCGCCGACATGGCCAACACCACCCGGGAGACGGTTTCCAGGGTGCTTTCCCAAATGCAAAAAGAGGGACTGATCGGGTTGGACGGTCGCCAGATGATGATCCTCGACGAAGCCGCACTGCGAGGCGAACAATGACAATGAAGGAGCAGGTCCAGCGCGTTGCGCTCCATTTGGTCCTTGCCGCCGCGACCATCGCCAGTGTCGGTGCCATTGGATGGATCGTCGCGGACTCGATCGTCATGCCCTGGGTGTCCCACACCGGCTGGGAAGTGGTCGCCATTCCCGATCTTTCCGGATTGACCGCTGCGCAAGCCGCAGAGAAACTCGCGGACGCCGGCCTGGATCCAGTGATCGATCCGGAACGGCGCAAGGCCGATCGGATCGGCCCCGATCTGGTGGCATTGCAACGACCAGCCCCTGGAGATTCCGTCAAAAAAGGCCACGTCGTTCGGCTTTGGCTCTCTGCAGGACAGTCCACCGTACCGGTACCGGATCTTTCCGGCCAGGACTCCAGCGAAGCCTTCACGCATCTCCAGGAAGCCGGCCTGACCATCGAATCGATAGAGTTCATCGCATCCAGTCGAGTCCCCTCGGGCCAAGTGGCCCGCACGGATCCGGCAAGTGGAACCTTGCTGGTACGTGGCAGCTCTGTGAAGATCTTTTTCAGCTCTGGTTCAGATGCCGACTCGGCCGCCGCCGACACCGGAAAACCCGCTCCCCTCAAGGTCTTCTGATTCATGCTTCGCCCCGCCCTCGCCACGTTGGCCGTTCTTGTTTTGGCCTCCTGCGCCGCCCGCCAAGACTCTGAAACAGAGCTTGGTCGCTTTTCCGCCGAGGAAATGCGCAATTCCATTCCCCTGGAGCAACGGATCAGTTTCGCTCGCGAAACCTGGGTCCAAGCGGTCTCCCTGGACCTGCAAGGGCAGCCGCAAATGGCGTTGGAAGCCATGCAGATGGCGGCCTTCTACGACCCTTCCGACCGATGGCTCCAGATCTCCATGGCACGTCGATTGCGAGATTTCCGCCGCTCCGCCGAGGCGCTGGCGGTCATGCGCAAAGCCTTGCGGATGCCAGGTCAAGAGGAATCGACCGATTGGGAATTGGTCGCTGGTCTCTACCTGGAAATGGGCTCCAAGGATTCCGCAGAGATTGCATGGAATCATGTGTTGGAGTTGGACGCCCATTCTCGCGAGGCCCTACTGGGTATGGCGAGCCTCGCCGAAGCACGATCCGAGTGGGGCAAAGCAGCCTCCTATTTCGGGCGACTGAGTCTCGAATACGGCCCGAGAGGCAAAAGTCTTGTCGAGAGAGCTGCGGGGTTGTGGCTGCGCCACGGCTCGCCGGACAGCGCTCAGGTTTTGCTGAGAAGCCGGTGGGACGCCGACCACGAACCGGGATTTGGAGAGGCTCTTGCCCGGTTCCTATTGACCACCGGACAACCCCAGGAGGCCGTAGGAATTCTCGACACTCTGCTGGAATCCGTTCCGGAAGACGCACCTCGCTTGGAGCTGATGGCTGCACGCGCCTTGCTGGCCAGTGGCCAACGCGACCAGGCTCTTGCGCGCTTGCGTACAATGGATGCCGTCAATCCCAACGACCCGAGAACCTTGGCCACCATCGGCGCCATTCTGCTGGACATGGATTCCACCCAAGCCGCAAAGGAAGTGTTCCAGAGGCTTGCCGTCCATGATCCGAAAAACGCGCTTTCGTCCTACTTCTTGGGGTTGCTCGCGCTGCAACGCAAGAGTTACGACACCGCCCGCACGCATCTGGAACACTCCCTGGCGCTGGACTCCACCGCGATCGATACCTGGATTCGCCGGGGCATGCTGGAGTTGGAACAGGACTCCGTGAACGCGGCGGTCCGTGTGTTCCAACGGTTTTCCCGGAACTGGCCAAGGTTGCCCCAGGCCCGGTTCCTCCACGGCTACGCTCTGAGCCGC
This DNA window, taken from Fibrobacterota bacterium, encodes the following:
- a CDS encoding Crp/Fnr family transcriptional regulator → MQKDLAQRLGELPLFSSLAIAPREAISQVCQVLEASRGEIIIREEEIATRGFYVLLEGTAKVAVTNPEGREAVLAFLEEGDFFGEMSLLDGDPRSATVRAATDLRLLLVRRQEFLDLLRLFPEIAIGILTELSTRLRQANRKISALALSPVVARITGAILQIAELRGMRQKGIIVISERPTQQEIADMANTTRETVSRVLSQMQKEGLIGLDGRQMMILDEAALRGEQ
- a CDS encoding tetratricopeptide repeat protein, translating into MLRPALATLAVLVLASCAARQDSETELGRFSAEEMRNSIPLEQRISFARETWVQAVSLDLQGQPQMALEAMQMAAFYDPSDRWLQISMARRLRDFRRSAEALAVMRKALRMPGQEESTDWELVAGLYLEMGSKDSAEIAWNHVLELDAHSREALLGMASLAEARSEWGKAASYFGRLSLEYGPRGKSLVERAAGLWLRHGSPDSAQVLLRSRWDADHEPGFGEALARFLLTTGQPQEAVGILDTLLESVPEDAPRLELMAARALLASGQRDQALARLRTMDAVNPNDPRTLATIGAILLDMDSTQAAKEVFQRLAVHDPKNALSSYFLGLLALQRKSYDTARTHLEHSLALDSTAIDTWIRRGMLELEQDSVNAAVRVFQRFSRNWPRLPQARFLHGYALSRKANRSLRFPHREWSPPDSEPVATDLRRRAALEFDTTLAIDTNLHRARFERGSVRERLGQWDLAIEDLRQAVRENPLDANISNYLAYLFADRGIHLDEADTLIRRALQADPDNPAYLDTRGWLRMRQGRFAEALEDVERSISLGEDELTILVHKATILERLKRKSQARELWKKVLDRDPGHPAARQGWEQTK
- a CDS encoding PASTA domain-containing protein, coding for MTMKEQVQRVALHLVLAAATIASVGAIGWIVADSIVMPWVSHTGWEVVAIPDLSGLTAAQAAEKLADAGLDPVIDPERRKADRIGPDLVALQRPAPGDSVKKGHVVRLWLSAGQSTVPVPDLSGQDSSEAFTHLQEAGLTIESIEFIASSRVPSGQVARTDPASGTLLVRGSSVKIFFSSGSDADSAAADTGKPAPLKVF